The following proteins are encoded in a genomic region of Bernardetia sp. MNP-M8:
- a CDS encoding OmpA family protein — protein MKIPFIILFFGLILNSSNQTHPASFSYDDEKFYKGQTKTLDLKQLSCRVYDNSNIIVIDSLYFFLKKHQELKIEIAAYSICRGSEKYNLLFTERRANSIKQFLREKVIDESRLFAKGYGRFLFKDCQDCNECKEEKVEITNGLVEVILL, from the coding sequence ATGAAAATACCATTTATAATTTTATTCTTTGGATTAATTCTTAATTCATCAAATCAAACGCACCCTGCTTCATTTAGTTATGACGATGAAAAATTTTACAAAGGACAAACTAAAACTTTGGATTTGAAACAGTTATCCTGTAGAGTTTATGACAATTCAAACATTATTGTAATAGATAGTTTATATTTCTTTTTAAAGAAACATCAAGAATTGAAAATTGAGATTGCAGCTTATTCAATTTGTAGAGGAAGTGAAAAATACAATTTACTTTTTACAGAGCGAAGAGCAAATTCTATAAAACAGTTTTTAAGAGAAAAAGTAATAGATGAAAGTAGGCTTTTTGCAAAAGGGTATGGAAGATTCCTTTTCAAAGATTGCCAAGATTGCAATGAATGTAAAGAGGAAAAAGTTGAGATTACAAATGGTTTAGTAGAAGTTATACTCCTTTGA
- a CDS encoding Crp/Fnr family transcriptional regulator, with protein MKLTDEHFQFLKKFILQYYPASDESIALLESNANIEYIHKKDFLLTIGQTAKTLYLLYSGSIIAYFICEDGKAYHKNIFLEGNFVGSTVSMLTNKPSEFSLEAIENCTVISFDYNEYRKLIAKDIDLKNFYIAYLEKNWVIDKEKREIDIITKDAKTRYLEFLEQHPNIEKRVPLHYIASNLGITPTQLSRIRNELKK; from the coding sequence ATGAAGTTAACAGACGAACATTTCCAATTTTTGAAAAAATTTATTTTGCAGTATTATCCTGCAAGTGATGAATCTATTGCATTACTTGAGTCTAATGCAAATATTGAATATATACATAAAAAAGATTTTTTGCTTACTATTGGACAAACAGCCAAAACACTTTATCTGTTGTACAGTGGAAGTATTATAGCTTATTTTATTTGCGAAGACGGAAAAGCCTATCATAAAAATATCTTTTTAGAGGGAAATTTTGTGGGTTCGACAGTATCAATGTTAACCAATAAACCTTCTGAATTTAGCTTAGAAGCAATTGAGAATTGTACAGTAATTAGCTTTGATTATAATGAATATAGAAAATTGATAGCAAAAGATATTGACCTAAAAAACTTTTACATTGCATATCTTGAAAAAAACTGGGTAATAGATAAAGAAAAACGTGAAATTGATATAATAACAAAAGATGCTAAAACAAGGTATTTAGAGTTTTTGGAACAACATCCCAATATTGAAAAAAGAGTTCCTCTTCATTATATAGCCTCAAATCTTGGAATTACTCCCACACAACTCAGTCGTATTCGAAATGAGTTAAAAAAATAA
- a CDS encoding DMT family transporter yields the protein MKLLLLYLLAFTGGVFLAIQAGFNSQLGSLLKQPVLAVIATSISSAFFGSLFIFSMTKDRITFNLIYQIPWYLWFIGGLFSFIGISLYFYTIPRLGVSKMIVAGLCGQLLFSLLAGHFGWLNLPLEPITTKRIIGILVIITGIILINDN from the coding sequence ATGAAATTATTACTCTTATATCTATTAGCCTTTACAGGTGGTGTTTTTTTAGCCATTCAAGCTGGTTTCAATTCTCAACTAGGCAGTTTATTAAAGCAACCTGTTTTAGCTGTGATTGCTACCTCAATAAGTAGTGCTTTTTTTGGAAGTCTATTTATTTTTTCTATGACAAAAGATAGGATAACATTTAATCTAATTTATCAAATACCGTGGTATTTATGGTTTATTGGAGGACTTTTTAGCTTCATTGGAATTTCCTTATATTTTTATACAATTCCTAGATTAGGTGTTTCTAAAATGATTGTTGCTGGACTTTGTGGACAACTTCTTTTCTCTTTACTTGCTGGGCATTTTGGGTGGCTCAATCTACCATTAGAACCTATCACAACCAAAAGAATAATAGGCATTTTAGTGATAATAACTGGAATTATTTTAATTAACGACAACTAA
- a CDS encoding GNAT family N-acetyltransferase — translation MNTIQANITNLTSLWTTTSSIFKTYDVQHNISYGYIQNSQWPNKIWLNNDAELKSEDLSKISELINLNSSMLIFSYFDTNGDKNNDLITRNGFIKRGVQYGMNLYLNDLFEVSTPLILKKVTNSVDAKTWSTTFEQCFGYLISEETLNKTYHKINYFTVYSQDELVGTVLLHFTEKVVGIHSLGILPTKRGKGFANQIMSQVLNESIRLGMNLATLQASSMAKKMYQRIGFSEDFLVQHYQLEK, via the coding sequence ATGAATACAATACAAGCAAATATCACTAATCTAACTTCTCTTTGGACAACAACAAGCAGTATTTTTAAAACCTATGATGTTCAGCATAACATTAGTTATGGTTATATCCAAAATTCTCAATGGCCCAATAAAATTTGGTTAAATAATGACGCTGAACTTAAATCAGAAGATTTATCTAAAATATCAGAGTTGATAAATCTTAACTCATCAATGCTTATATTTTCTTATTTTGATACAAATGGAGATAAGAACAATGATTTGATTACAAGGAATGGTTTTATAAAAAGAGGAGTTCAGTATGGAATGAATTTATACCTCAATGATTTATTTGAAGTATCAACACCATTGATATTGAAAAAAGTAACTAATTCTGTAGATGCAAAAACTTGGTCTACCACATTTGAGCAATGTTTTGGTTATCTTATAAGCGAGGAAACTCTTAACAAAACCTATCACAAAATAAATTATTTTACTGTTTACTCTCAAGACGAGTTGGTAGGCACAGTGCTATTACATTTTACAGAAAAGGTAGTTGGAATACACAGTTTAGGAATATTGCCTACTAAGAGAGGAAAAGGATTTGCAAATCAAATTATGTCTCAAGTTCTTAATGAATCTATTCGTTTAGGAATGAATTTGGCAACTTTGCAAGCCTCCTCAATGGCAAAAAAAATGTACCAAAGAATAGGTTTCTCAGAAGATTTTTTGGTGCAACATTATCAATTAGAAAAATAA
- a CDS encoding M14 family zinc carboxypeptidase — protein sequence MKKIPLLFSTLVFSTFLFSSCSMAQKTISSAKNDFSIPFDTNKNQTVTYKEGIEFLNELSAAYPQFLQVNAFGMTDSGEPLHEIIFEVNGKFSPLSEAEKSTKFVVFINNGIHPGESDGIDATLLLLRDLCTKEEVRNQYKNIVLVAIPFYNVSGALTRNSTTRANQNGAEEYGFRGNVKNLDLNRDFVKCDSKNAESFTKMFQKWQPLVYLENHVSNGADYQYTMTHLATQADKLGGKMGEFLNKNFTPALEKAMISRNEEMTPYVNVFGYDPINGWEGFMDSPRYSTGYAALFQTFSMLTETHMLKPYNKRVKATSIFMEELLKYVQTNGTELQKIKAEDQKEVKTQKEFVLNWELDKERHRILNFKGYESSTEKSKVSGLDRMKYDTSKPYEKEVNYYDAFKPSLKIDVPKGYLIPLAYTEVLERLKWNEVEIDTLINEQHKDHKVGVYSIKEYKTSQSAYESHYVHYDVELSKEIMTFGEALRYPEQKYVLVKMNQAANRYIFEMLEPQGKDSFFAWNFFDGILQQKEHFSPYVFEDIAAQILEENPALRKELEDKKANDEELAKSAYLQLEFIYQHSIHYEKTHLKYPIFRIGG from the coding sequence ATGAAAAAAATACCTTTACTCTTTTCTACTTTAGTATTCTCTACGTTTCTATTTTCATCTTGTTCTATGGCTCAAAAAACAATATCTTCAGCGAAGAATGACTTTTCCATTCCTTTTGACACAAATAAAAATCAGACAGTTACTTATAAAGAGGGAATTGAATTTTTGAATGAATTATCAGCTGCTTATCCTCAATTTTTGCAAGTCAATGCGTTTGGAATGACTGATAGTGGTGAACCTTTGCACGAAATTATTTTTGAGGTAAATGGAAAATTTAGTCCACTTTCAGAAGCAGAGAAATCAACTAAGTTTGTTGTTTTTATAAATAATGGAATTCATCCAGGAGAATCAGATGGAATTGATGCAACTCTACTACTTTTGAGAGATTTGTGTACAAAAGAAGAAGTTAGAAATCAGTATAAGAATATCGTTTTGGTAGCTATTCCATTTTATAATGTGAGTGGTGCATTAACAAGAAACTCAACAACAAGAGCCAATCAAAATGGAGCAGAAGAATATGGTTTTCGTGGCAATGTCAAAAATTTAGACTTAAATCGTGATTTTGTAAAATGTGATTCCAAAAATGCAGAGAGTTTTACCAAAATGTTTCAAAAGTGGCAGCCTTTAGTTTATCTTGAAAATCATGTTTCGAATGGGGCAGATTATCAATATACAATGACACACTTAGCCACTCAAGCTGATAAATTAGGAGGAAAAATGGGAGAGTTTTTGAATAAAAATTTCACCCCAGCTTTAGAAAAAGCGATGATTAGTCGTAATGAAGAAATGACTCCGTATGTAAATGTTTTTGGTTATGACCCTATAAATGGGTGGGAAGGTTTTATGGATTCACCTCGTTATTCGACTGGCTATGCAGCTCTTTTTCAAACCTTTTCAATGCTGACCGAAACGCACATGTTGAAGCCTTACAACAAACGAGTAAAAGCAACTTCTATTTTTATGGAAGAACTTTTAAAATACGTTCAAACTAATGGAACAGAACTTCAAAAAATAAAGGCAGAAGACCAAAAAGAAGTCAAAACGCAGAAAGAATTTGTTTTAAATTGGGAATTGGACAAAGAAAGACATCGAATATTAAATTTTAAAGGCTATGAATCTTCAACAGAAAAAAGTAAAGTTTCAGGTTTGGATAGAATGAAATACGATACTTCAAAACCTTATGAGAAAGAAGTAAACTATTATGATGCTTTTAAACCCTCTTTAAAAATTGATGTACCGAAGGGATATTTGATTCCACTTGCTTATACCGAAGTTTTGGAGCGTTTGAAATGGAATGAAGTAGAAATAGATACTTTAATCAACGAGCAGCACAAAGACCATAAAGTAGGTGTTTATTCTATCAAAGAATATAAAACCTCTCAATCAGCTTATGAAAGTCATTATGTGCATTATGATGTTGAGCTTTCGAAAGAGATAATGACATTTGGAGAAGCTCTACGCTATCCAGAACAAAAATATGTCTTGGTCAAAATGAATCAAGCAGCTAATCGATATATTTTCGAAATGTTAGAGCCACAAGGGAAAGATTCATTTTTTGCATGGAATTTCTTTGATGGAATCTTGCAGCAAAAAGAACATTTTTCGCCTTATGTTTTTGAAGATATTGCAGCTCAAATTTTGGAAGAAAATCCTGCTCTGAGAAAAGAGCTAGAAGATAAAAAAGCAAACGATGAAGAGTTGGCAAAAAGTGCATATTTGCAATTAGAGTTTATTTATCAACATTCTATACATTATGAAAAAACACATTTAAAATACCCTATCTTTAGAATAGGAGGATAA
- a CDS encoding IS630 family transposase — protein sequence MNFQLSISERDILKDYRKSSSGKKDYIRCTVLLGLDQGKSAKELSELLGVDLSSVYNYVKSYNSCGLSGFISSNYLGFWGKLDSFDLAALDKELRSHLHKNCQSIAYWIKENLGIDYAIKSLPSLMKRLGFSYKKTKTVPAKADKELQTHFIEDIEALIERLDSENAVLLYADAVHPQWNTRSNYAWIPTGEEREIKSSSGRKRINLTGTVNIQNPSDILISESETVDSESVREFLDKVEAAYLDKSKVYMVLDQASYFKSYLVQDWVYGSKIELIYLPAYSPNLNLIERLWKLMRKKIIDYEYYNTFEKFRTNVLAFFEYIVDYKDELETLLAPNFHVQFSKTNFY from the coding sequence ATGAATTTTCAACTTAGTATTTCTGAACGAGATATTTTAAAAGATTATCGTAAAAGTTCTTCAGGAAAGAAGGACTATATTCGTTGTACTGTTCTTTTAGGTCTTGACCAAGGTAAGTCAGCAAAAGAGTTGTCAGAGCTTTTAGGTGTTGATTTAAGTAGTGTTTATAATTATGTAAAAAGTTATAATTCCTGTGGTCTTTCTGGTTTTATTTCTTCTAATTATTTAGGTTTTTGGGGTAAGTTGGATAGTTTTGATTTGGCAGCTTTAGATAAAGAACTTCGTTCTCACTTGCATAAAAACTGCCAGTCTATTGCTTATTGGATAAAAGAAAATTTAGGTATTGATTACGCTATTAAAAGTCTTCCTAGTTTGATGAAACGTCTAGGTTTTTCTTATAAAAAGACAAAAACAGTTCCTGCTAAAGCTGATAAAGAACTTCAAACTCACTTTATAGAAGATATAGAGGCTTTGATAGAGCGTTTAGATTCAGAAAATGCTGTTCTACTCTACGCAGATGCTGTTCATCCTCAATGGAATACCCGAAGTAATTATGCTTGGATTCCAACAGGAGAGGAAAGAGAAATTAAAAGTAGTAGTGGTAGAAAGCGCATAAATTTGACAGGTACAGTAAACATTCAAAATCCAAGCGATATACTCATTAGTGAATCAGAAACAGTTGATTCAGAGAGTGTAAGAGAATTTTTAGATAAAGTAGAAGCAGCCTATTTAGATAAAAGCAAGGTGTATATGGTCTTAGACCAAGCCTCCTATTTCAAATCTTATTTGGTGCAAGACTGGGTATATGGCTCTAAAATAGAACTCATTTACTTGCCTGCCTACTCGCCTAATTTAAACTTAATTGAAAGACTTTGGAAGTTGATGAGAAAGAAAATAATTGATTATGAATACTACAATACATTTGAAAAATTTAGGACTAACGTCCTTGCATTTTTTGAATATATCGTTGATTATAAAGATGAGCTAGAAACACTTTTAGCACCTAATTTTCACGTCCAATTTTCGAAAACCAATTTCTATTGA
- a CDS encoding transposase → MNRWGKLQEKLAKENSVLPSIHFSCDSGYSDVSLSEECTNQSTSLIYISVPKKNHIIIVNNKKTNSKEYIDRVFLEKEKKHQEAQRHLKEEEKTPFTLRLKAFYQCQKREVVLLFFRLNGSKKVSVIYTPNLTVFAKTLRRHWFNRTYIEQFFKTLKHVLKISEPRTKNKEEFENKLLKFAFLAIEVQKIVRFIRRKCKQFKQKGFISLQRILCSNKEILDLLQKQINIKT, encoded by the coding sequence GTGAATCGTTGGGGAAAGTTACAAGAAAAATTAGCTAAAGAAAATAGTGTATTACCTTCTATTCATTTTAGTTGTGATAGTGGCTATAGTGATGTTTCATTGAGTGAAGAATGTACCAACCAATCAACAAGTTTGATTTATATTAGTGTACCTAAAAAAAATCATATTATTATAGTAAATAATAAAAAAACAAACTCAAAAGAATATATAGATCGTGTTTTTTTAGAAAAAGAAAAAAAACATCAAGAAGCGCAAAGACATCTCAAGGAAGAAGAAAAAACACCTTTTACTTTACGTCTAAAAGCGTTCTATCAATGCCAAAAAAGAGAAGTTGTTTTATTATTTTTTAGGTTAAATGGCTCAAAAAAAGTAAGTGTTATATATACCCCAAATTTGACCGTTTTTGCAAAAACATTACGAAGACATTGGTTCAATAGAACCTATATAGAACAGTTTTTCAAAACACTCAAACATGTATTAAAAATTAGTGAACCTAGAACAAAAAATAAAGAAGAATTTGAAAATAAACTTTTAAAATTTGCATTTTTGGCGATTGAAGTTCAAAAAATAGTCCGATTTATTAGAAGAAAATGTAAACAATTTAAACAAAAAGGATTTATTTCTTTACAAAGGATACTCTGCTCTAACAAAGAAATACTAGACCTTTTGCAAAAGCAAATCAATATAAAAACTTGA
- a CDS encoding M48 family metallopeptidase, with amino-acid sequence MKQILLVLLLLFSVLIVDTSNLYAQQDYLHQSLKSEGEIPPAFLNTVKENYAINSQTRTDAELDDFNVISGYAINQLLWSGKIVFGDTVTRYLNNIVDVILKDDAALRQKIQVYTVKSTVVNAFTTSEGFIFVNLGLIASCENEAQLAYILAHEISHYVKQHSVNRYTYSKEEQRNVGRFTWKNSNREKVDYTARLNISNYSKSQEIEADEYGLDLFGKTSYDQDASVSGFKMLDNSDTLKNDIAFKKTFFMNEYIKEFGDSVFRERTPPYAQVGKWIGLEADYQNEDKDEELSTHPNIEARIKNISKRITETQNQNALYVVAAEAEFKDLKKIADYEILQSQLVQNKYIDAIYQSFSLIGKYNQSISTDVAIAKSLYGIAKYGNIEEKISMNYDYAEIDWKDKNWYAALGEMTERDKTIFALTHLFSNLDNKIDTAYAKKAITDLLIDVYIYHDELLKENLRLTNNLDSIWTNQIVKHSRFDGFSEKAKIEFDEYQEWEDFKENSKGMKEYRERVAKARYNGFKLGIDNVMITDVRYLKMNVGRGKFAPLKTLIDKEEYAIEAIKESAEILDLNALVLDPRGLEKSEITLAVFNDLATVNSWYIAQPDEEEMYTFVASNYTEIEELAQRTGTRHFVRMAMLDLKVPYEQSKYSFVGAAGFIFTLPTIYFFPYNIYRTFVNHDAIILSEVYDLDRARPLVMYNVSGKPFGKTNMKQNIFFQLSQIKSK; translated from the coding sequence ATGAAACAAATCTTACTTGTCTTACTATTATTATTTAGTGTATTGATTGTAGATACTTCAAATCTTTATGCACAACAAGATTATCTACACCAGTCTCTTAAATCAGAAGGTGAAATCCCACCTGCTTTTCTCAATACTGTAAAGGAAAACTATGCAATAAATTCTCAGACCAGAACGGATGCAGAGTTAGATGATTTTAATGTTATTAGTGGATATGCTATTAATCAGCTTCTTTGGAGTGGTAAAATTGTTTTTGGAGATACAGTTACTCGTTACCTCAATAATATTGTTGATGTTATTTTAAAAGATGATGCAGCTTTACGTCAAAAAATTCAGGTTTATACTGTTAAATCTACTGTTGTTAACGCTTTTACTACTTCAGAAGGATTTATTTTTGTAAATCTTGGACTTATTGCAAGTTGTGAAAATGAAGCCCAATTGGCTTATATTTTAGCCCATGAAATTTCACATTATGTAAAACAGCATAGTGTAAACCGATATACTTATAGTAAAGAAGAGCAAAGAAATGTAGGTAGATTTACTTGGAAAAATTCTAATAGAGAAAAAGTAGATTATACAGCACGTCTCAATATTAGCAATTATTCTAAATCTCAAGAAATAGAAGCAGACGAATATGGATTAGACCTTTTTGGAAAGACATCGTATGATCAAGATGCTTCTGTTAGTGGCTTCAAAATGTTAGATAATTCTGATACACTGAAAAATGATATAGCTTTCAAAAAAACATTTTTTATGAATGAGTATATAAAAGAGTTTGGAGATTCTGTATTTAGAGAGCGAACTCCTCCTTATGCACAAGTTGGAAAATGGATTGGTTTGGAAGCTGATTACCAAAATGAAGATAAAGACGAAGAACTTTCTACTCATCCAAACATAGAAGCACGTATCAAAAATATTTCTAAAAGGATAACAGAAACCCAAAATCAGAATGCTTTGTATGTGGTTGCAGCAGAAGCAGAGTTTAAAGACCTAAAAAAAATAGCTGATTACGAAATATTACAGAGTCAACTAGTACAAAATAAATATATAGATGCTATTTACCAAAGTTTTTCTCTTATTGGAAAATATAATCAAAGTATTTCTACTGATGTAGCTATTGCTAAATCTCTCTATGGAATAGCAAAATACGGAAATATAGAAGAGAAAATAAGCATGAATTATGATTATGCAGAAATAGATTGGAAGGATAAAAACTGGTATGCTGCTTTGGGAGAAATGACTGAAAGAGATAAAACTATTTTTGCACTTACTCATCTTTTTTCAAACTTGGATAATAAAATAGATACAGCTTACGCAAAAAAGGCAATTACTGACTTGTTGATAGACGTTTATATTTATCATGACGAATTGTTGAAAGAGAACTTGAGACTAACCAATAATTTGGATTCTATTTGGACAAATCAAATAGTTAAGCATTCTCGTTTTGATGGTTTCTCGGAAAAAGCGAAAATAGAATTTGACGAGTACCAAGAATGGGAAGACTTCAAAGAAAATAGTAAAGGCATGAAGGAATACAGAGAAAGAGTAGCAAAGGCTCGGTACAATGGTTTTAAATTGGGTATAGATAACGTAATGATTACAGATGTTCGTTATTTAAAAATGAATGTAGGAAGAGGGAAATTTGCTCCTCTCAAAACATTGATTGATAAAGAAGAATACGCTATCGAAGCTATAAAGGAAAGTGCAGAAATATTAGACCTCAATGCGCTTGTTCTTGATCCAAGAGGATTAGAAAAATCAGAAATTACGTTAGCTGTCTTTAATGATTTGGCTACTGTGAATTCTTGGTACATTGCTCAACCTGACGAAGAAGAAATGTACACTTTTGTGGCTAGTAATTATACAGAAATAGAAGAACTAGCGCAACGAACTGGGACAAGACATTTTGTTCGTATGGCAATGTTAGACTTGAAAGTTCCTTACGAACAGAGTAAATACAGTTTTGTTGGTGCTGCTGGGTTTATATTTACGCTTCCTACAATTTACTTTTTCCCTTACAATATATACAGAACTTTTGTAAATCATGATGCTATCATTCTGTCAGAAGTGTATGATTTGGATAGAGCTAGACCATTAGTGATGTATAACGTTTCTGGAAAACCTTTTGGGAAAACTAATATGAAACAAAATATTTTCTTCCAACTTTCTCAAATAAAATCTAAATAA
- a CDS encoding Rne/Rng family ribonuclease, which translates to MSNELVINATPEGGRIALLQDRNLVEFHHDEGNHQFSVGDMYLGTVRRIVPGMNAAFIDIGYEKDAFLHYLDLGPNVSSLIKYTKQVRSNNPKNGQQDYKFTNFQLEKPIDKLGKMGDVLKPNQLVLVQVVKEPISTKGPRLSCQLSLAGRYLVLVPFDERVLISRKITSKTERRRLQRLIDSIKPEGFGVIVRTVAEGKDVAELDRDMSTLSDKWRGGMANLAKAKPRDKVIGEISKATSMLRDLLNESFDSITVDDASTFDTIKEYIHKIAPDKERIVKMYNGRGKIFETFGIERQLKLLFGKTVSLPSGGYLVIEHTEALHVVDVNSGNKSSSENDQETTALKVNMEAGAEVARQLQLRDMGGIIVIDFIDMRKLENRRALYDHMKKVMQTDRSKFTILPLSKFGLMQITRQRVRPELNIATREICPSCNGTGKISASIGVAEAITHKLDYILGKQNEKKVTIALHPYLYAFFTAGFISERMKWFFKYYKWVTLVKDSSLALTQHHFYNANGEEIEMG; encoded by the coding sequence GTGAGTAACGAATTAGTAATTAATGCCACTCCTGAAGGAGGGCGAATTGCGCTTTTGCAAGATAGAAACTTAGTAGAGTTTCATCACGATGAGGGAAATCATCAGTTTTCAGTAGGAGATATGTATTTAGGAACAGTAAGACGTATTGTTCCAGGCATGAATGCAGCTTTCATAGACATTGGATATGAAAAAGATGCATTTTTGCATTATTTGGATTTAGGTCCAAATGTAAGTTCTTTGATAAAATATACGAAGCAAGTACGTAGTAATAATCCAAAAAACGGACAGCAAGACTACAAGTTTACCAACTTCCAGCTTGAAAAGCCAATAGATAAACTCGGTAAAATGGGTGATGTTTTGAAGCCAAATCAGCTTGTTTTGGTACAAGTAGTTAAAGAACCAATTTCAACAAAAGGACCTCGTTTGTCGTGTCAGCTTTCATTAGCTGGTAGATATTTGGTGTTAGTGCCTTTTGATGAACGTGTTCTTATTTCTCGTAAAATTACTAGCAAAACCGAACGCCGTCGTCTTCAACGTCTTATAGATTCTATCAAGCCAGAAGGTTTTGGAGTAATTGTACGGACAGTTGCAGAAGGAAAAGATGTAGCAGAACTCGACAGAGATATGAGTACACTTTCTGATAAATGGCGTGGAGGAATGGCAAATCTTGCTAAGGCAAAGCCTAGAGATAAAGTAATTGGAGAAATTAGCAAAGCAACTTCTATGCTCAGAGACCTCTTAAATGAGAGTTTTGATAGCATTACAGTAGATGACGCAAGTACATTTGATACTATAAAGGAATATATTCATAAAATTGCCCCTGATAAAGAACGCATCGTAAAGATGTATAACGGAAGAGGCAAAATTTTTGAAACCTTTGGTATTGAAAGACAACTCAAATTGCTATTTGGAAAAACAGTAAGTTTGCCAAGTGGTGGATATTTGGTTATCGAACATACAGAAGCTCTGCACGTTGTAGATGTAAATAGTGGTAACAAATCGTCCTCAGAAAACGACCAAGAAACTACTGCACTTAAAGTCAATATGGAGGCTGGAGCAGAGGTTGCACGTCAGTTGCAACTTCGTGATATGGGAGGAATTATTGTGATTGACTTTATAGATATGCGAAAATTAGAGAATCGTCGTGCCTTGTATGACCACATGAAAAAAGTCATGCAAACCGATCGTTCCAAATTTACTATTTTACCACTTTCTAAGTTTGGATTGATGCAAATTACACGTCAGCGTGTGCGTCCCGAACTAAACATTGCAACTAGAGAAATTTGTCCTTCGTGTAACGGAACAGGCAAAATTTCGGCATCTATTGGTGTAGCTGAAGCTATTACACACAAGCTAGACTATATCTTAGGCAAACAAAATGAGAAGAAAGTTACTATTGCTTTACATCCTTATTTATATGCTTTTTTTACAGCAGGATTTATTTCCGAACGTATGAAATGGTTTTTTAAATATTACAAATGGGTAACATTAGTAAAAGATTCTTCTTTAGCTCTCACACAGCATCATTTTTATAATGCCAATGGAGAAGAAATAGAAATGGGATAA
- a CDS encoding tetratricopeptide repeat protein yields MQIKQYSLIAAGVGLTALLAFLPKGVVKNDSDTSANRDKGVVSASSSLNQEFSQENTIPDGHSEDDGHDHSNSEANEDTQNATTQHMMTVSEEDKELLNSARTLYFEVSNTKNVSHNDKHQALENFIENLKKISLFDSAAYYLAIEAEENPTLGHNLAAADAYYEASVFAINPTKASAASEKARKYYELVLKENPKNTDAKAQLAMTYVTTPNPMKGIAMLREIVEQDPNHTKAIENLGLLSVQSGQYDKAVTRFERLVELKPDDVSAHLYLGVSYKETGAKEKARKQLEFVFDNATDPALKEAAKEYLKGL; encoded by the coding sequence ATGCAAATCAAACAGTATTCACTTATCGCAGCAGGAGTTGGACTAACAGCTCTTTTGGCTTTTTTACCCAAAGGGGTTGTAAAAAATGATTCTGATACTTCTGCAAATCGTGATAAAGGTGTGGTTTCGGCTTCTTCTTCTCTCAATCAAGAATTTAGTCAGGAAAATACTATTCCTGATGGACATAGTGAAGACGACGGACATGACCATAGTAATTCAGAAGCAAATGAAGACACTCAAAATGCTACTACACAGCACATGATGACTGTTTCAGAAGAAGATAAAGAATTATTAAACTCAGCTCGTACTCTTTATTTTGAAGTTTCTAATACAAAAAATGTAAGTCATAATGATAAACATCAAGCCTTAGAGAACTTTATTGAAAATCTCAAAAAAATTAGCTTGTTTGATAGTGCAGCCTATTATTTGGCTATTGAAGCAGAAGAAAATCCAACTTTAGGACATAATCTTGCTGCTGCTGATGCCTATTATGAAGCCTCTGTTTTTGCTATTAATCCAACAAAAGCAAGTGCAGCCTCTGAAAAAGCAAGGAAGTATTATGAGTTAGTTTTGAAGGAAAATCCAAAAAATACAGATGCAAAGGCACAACTTGCAATGACCTATGTAACAACTCCTAATCCGATGAAGGGAATTGCAATGCTTAGAGAAATTGTAGAGCAAGACCCAAATCATACAAAGGCGATTGAGAATTTAGGATTACTTTCTGTACAGTCTGGGCAGTATGACAAAGCTGTTACTCGTTTTGAGAGATTAGTAGAACTCAAGCCCGATGATGTCTCGGCTCATTTGTATTTGGGAGTAAGCTACAAAGAAACAGGAGCAAAAGAAAAAGCTAGAAAACAATTAGAGTTTGTCTTTGATAATGCAACTGACCCAGCTTTGAAAGAAGCAGCTAAAGAGTATTTAAAAGGACTCTAA